In Deinococcus maricopensis DSM 21211, one genomic interval encodes:
- the rpmD gene encoding 50S ribosomal protein L30, producing MKITLKRSVIGRKKDQVETVKALGLKRIGETRELTDTPAVRGMVEKVKHLLEVTE from the coding sequence GTGAAAATCACGCTGAAGCGCAGCGTCATCGGCCGCAAGAAAGACCAAGTCGAGACCGTCAAGGCGCTCGGCCTGAAGCGCATCGGCGAGACGCGTGAACTGACTGACACGCCCGCCGTCCGCGGCATGGTCGAGAAAGTCAAACACCTCCTGGAGGTGACCGAGTGA
- the rpsE gene encoding 30S ribosomal protein S5 gives MTFNRRPDRERESSEFEEKMISINRTAKTYQGGRRFRFAALVIIGDRNGRVGMGIGKAKEVPVAIEKAKAIARKNMITVPVENGTIPHDIVGEGTNSHVLLKPAAPGTGVIAGTVPRSIAELAGITNMLSKELGSRNQINVAYAVFDGLKRLRTAKQVKALRGTPAPAAPAQAEGSAQ, from the coding sequence TTGACTTTTAACCGTCGTCCGGACCGCGAGCGTGAAAGCAGCGAGTTCGAAGAGAAGATGATCAGCATCAACCGCACCGCCAAGACCTACCAGGGTGGCCGTCGGTTCCGTTTCGCCGCGCTCGTCATCATCGGTGACCGCAATGGTCGCGTGGGCATGGGCATCGGCAAAGCCAAAGAAGTGCCGGTGGCCATCGAGAAGGCCAAAGCCATCGCGCGCAAGAACATGATCACCGTGCCCGTCGAAAACGGCACGATCCCCCACGACATCGTCGGGGAAGGCACGAACAGCCACGTGCTGCTCAAGCCCGCCGCGCCCGGTACCGGCGTGATCGCGGGCACCGTGCCCCGCAGCATCGCCGAACTCGCGGGCATCACCAACATGCTCAGCAAAGAGCTCGGCAGCCGTAACCAGATCAACGTCGCGTACGCGGTGTTCGACGGCCTGAAGCGCCTCCGGACCGCCAAGCAGGTCAAAGCCCTGCGCGGCACCCCGGCGCCCGCCGCGCCCGCGCAAGCGGAAGGGAGCGCCCAGTGA
- the rplR gene encoding 50S ribosomal protein L18 encodes MSANNVTTGRRKLRNRRKVRVAAGVRPRLSIFRSSKHIYAQLIDDTTGTTIAQVGSKKLSTEGTKTDAAAAVGKALAEAAVAKGVKQVAFDRGQFRYHGRVKALADAAREGGLDF; translated from the coding sequence ATGAGCGCCAACAACGTCACGACGGGCCGCCGCAAGCTCCGCAACCGCCGCAAGGTGCGCGTGGCAGCCGGCGTCCGTCCGCGCCTCAGCATCTTCCGCAGCAGCAAGCACATCTACGCGCAGCTGATCGACGACACCACGGGCACCACCATCGCCCAGGTCGGCAGCAAGAAGCTCAGCACTGAAGGCACCAAGACCGACGCCGCCGCCGCTGTGGGCAAGGCCCTCGCGGAAGCCGCCGTCGCCAAGGGAGTCAAACAAGTCGCGTTCGACCGCGGTCAGTTCCGCTACCACGGTCGCGTGAAGGCGCTCGCGGACGCGGCGCGGGAGGGTGGCCTTGACTTTTAA
- the rplF gene encoding 50S ribosomal protein L6 — MSRIGKQPIAVPNGVTTTVESGLFKVKGPKGELQVPFNSALSIREENGALFVERPSDRQDHRALHGLTRTLVANAVKGVSDGYTINLELKGVGYRAKLSGKALELTIGYSHPVVIDPPAGVSFTVPEPTKIDVTGIDKQLVGQVAANVRRVRKPDAYHGKGVRFAGEKIALKAGKAGATGGKGKK, encoded by the coding sequence ATGTCCCGCATCGGTAAACAACCCATCGCCGTCCCGAACGGCGTGACCACCACGGTCGAAAGTGGCCTGTTCAAGGTCAAAGGCCCCAAAGGCGAACTGCAGGTGCCCTTCAACAGCGCCCTCAGCATCCGCGAGGAAAACGGCGCGCTGTTCGTCGAGCGTCCCAGCGACCGACAGGACCACCGCGCCCTGCACGGCCTGACCCGCACCCTCGTCGCCAACGCCGTTAAGGGCGTCAGCGACGGCTACACCATCAACCTCGAGCTCAAAGGCGTCGGTTACCGCGCCAAGCTCAGCGGCAAGGCCCTGGAACTCACCATCGGCTACAGCCACCCGGTCGTTATCGACCCGCCCGCCGGCGTGAGCTTCACCGTGCCGGAACCCACCAAAATTGACGTGACCGGCATCGACAAGCAACTCGTCGGTCAGGTCGCCGCGAACGTCCGCCGCGTCCGCAAACCCGATGCCTACCACGGCAAGGGCGTGCGCTTCGCCGGCGAGAAGATTGCCCTCAAGGCTGGTAAAGCCGGCGCCACGGGCGGGAAAGGCAAGAAATGA
- the rpsH gene encoding 30S ribosomal protein S8 → MLSDPIADMLTRIRNATRSYKESVDVPASKFKEELAKLLVKEGFIAASERVSEEGKFDVLRLTLKYGHKREQVIKHIERISRPGRRAYASVENLPRVQKGLGLAVVSTSKGLMADRDARKAGVGGEVICVLW, encoded by the coding sequence ATGCTGAGCGACCCCATTGCTGACATGCTGACGCGCATCCGTAACGCGACGCGCAGCTACAAAGAGAGCGTGGACGTGCCGGCCTCCAAGTTCAAGGAGGAACTCGCCAAGCTGCTCGTCAAGGAAGGCTTTATTGCCGCCAGCGAGCGCGTGAGCGAAGAAGGCAAGTTCGACGTGCTGCGTTTGACCCTCAAGTACGGTCACAAGCGCGAACAAGTCATCAAGCACATCGAGCGCATCTCGCGTCCCGGCCGCCGCGCCTACGCGAGCGTCGAAAACCTGCCCCGCGTCCAAAAGGGCCTGGGCCTCGCCGTCGTGTCCACCAGCAAAGGCCTGATGGCCGACCGTGACGCCCGCAAAGCCGGCGTCGGCGGCGAAGTCATCTGCGTGCTCTGGTAA
- the rpsN gene encoding 30S ribosomal protein S14 has product MAKKAKIQRQKHREKMVAKYAAKRAELKAAGDYVGLAQLPRDASPTRLHNRCALTGRPRGYIRFFGVSRIVLREMAHAGELPGVKKASW; this is encoded by the coding sequence ATGGCGAAGAAAGCGAAAATCCAACGCCAGAAGCACCGCGAAAAAATGGTCGCCAAGTACGCGGCCAAGCGCGCGGAGCTGAAGGCCGCCGGCGACTACGTCGGTCTCGCGCAGCTGCCCCGCGACGCGAGCCCCACCCGCCTGCACAACCGCTGCGCCCTGACCGGCCGCCCCCGTGGCTACATCCGGTTCTTCGGCGTCAGCCGTATTGTGCTGCGCGAAATGGCCCACGCGGGCGAACTGCCCGGCGTGAAAAAAGCCAGCTGGTAA
- the rplE gene encoding 50S ribosomal protein L5: protein MSIIKDKYNGEVRVQLQQQFGYSSIMAVPRIEKVVVNQGLGSSKEDSKAIDKASRELALITLQKPVVTKAKKSISNFKLRQGMPIGVKVTLRGQRMYDFLDKLINIGLPRIRDFRGINPNSFDGRGNYNLGIKEQLIFPEITYDMVDQVRGMDITVVTTAKNDEEARALLQALGFPFRK, encoded by the coding sequence ATGAGCATCATCAAAGACAAGTACAACGGTGAGGTGCGCGTCCAGCTGCAGCAGCAGTTCGGATACAGCAGCATCATGGCCGTCCCCCGCATCGAGAAGGTTGTTGTCAACCAGGGCCTCGGCAGCAGCAAAGAGGACAGCAAGGCCATCGACAAGGCCAGCCGTGAACTCGCGCTGATCACCCTGCAGAAGCCCGTCGTCACCAAAGCGAAGAAGAGCATCAGCAACTTCAAGCTCCGCCAGGGCATGCCCATCGGCGTGAAGGTGACGCTGCGCGGCCAGCGCATGTACGACTTCCTGGACAAGCTGATCAACATCGGCCTGCCCCGCATCCGCGACTTCCGCGGGATCAACCCCAACAGCTTCGACGGCCGCGGCAACTACAACCTCGGCATCAAAGAGCAGCTGATCTTCCCCGAAATCACCTACGACATGGTCGACCAGGTGCGCGGGATGGACATCACGGTCGTCACGACCGCCAAGAACGACGAGGAAGCCCGCGCGCTGCTGCAGGCCCTCGGCTTCCCCTTCCGCAAGTAA
- the rplX gene encoding 50S ribosomal protein L24, whose translation MPRPSAGSHHNNKLHVKTGDTVIVTRGKNKGQTGKVLMALPGEQKVVVDGVNIVKKHVKPSATNPQGGIEERPAALHASKVRLVDPETGKATRVRRETRDGKKVRVAVSSGKVID comes from the coding sequence ATGCCCCGTCCTAGCGCCGGCAGCCACCACAACAACAAACTGCACGTGAAGACCGGCGACACCGTCATCGTCACGCGCGGCAAGAACAAAGGCCAGACGGGCAAAGTGCTCATGGCCCTCCCCGGCGAGCAGAAGGTCGTCGTGGACGGCGTGAACATCGTCAAGAAGCACGTCAAGCCCAGCGCGACCAACCCGCAAGGCGGCATCGAAGAGCGCCCCGCGGCGCTGCACGCCAGCAAGGTCCGCCTCGTGGACCCCGAAACCGGCAAAGCCACCCGCGTCCGCCGCGAAACCCGCGACGGCAAAAAGGTGCGCGTCGCGGTTTCCAGCGGCAAGGTCATCGACTAA
- the rplN gene encoding 50S ribosomal protein L14, whose product MIMPQTRLDVADNSGAREIMCIRVLNSGIGGKGLTKGGGGNKRYAHVGDIIVASVKESAPRGAVKSGDVVKAVVVRTSKSIQRPDGSVIRFDKNAAVIINNNGEPRGTRVFGPVARELRDRRFMKIVSLAPEVL is encoded by the coding sequence ATGATCATGCCCCAGACCCGCCTCGACGTGGCGGACAACAGCGGCGCGCGCGAAATCATGTGCATCCGCGTGCTGAACAGCGGCATCGGCGGCAAGGGCCTCACCAAGGGCGGCGGCGGTAACAAGCGCTACGCTCACGTCGGCGACATCATCGTCGCCAGCGTCAAGGAAAGCGCCCCCCGCGGTGCCGTCAAGAGCGGCGACGTCGTCAAAGCCGTCGTCGTGCGCACCAGCAAGAGCATCCAGCGCCCCGACGGCTCGGTGATCCGCTTCGACAAGAACGCCGCCGTCATCATCAACAACAACGGCGAGCCCCGCGGCACCCGCGTGTTCGGGCCGGTCGCCCGTGAACTCCGCGACCGCCGCTTCATGAAGATCGTGTCGCTCGCCCCGGAGGTGCTGTAA
- the rpsQ gene encoding 30S ribosomal protein S17, translating to MAKKTFQGVVVSDKADKTVSVKVERRYAHPLYGKVVTRSQKYAAHDENNEFRIGDRVEILAVRPISKTKTWKVTRLIERPRGIETTAVETEGGNA from the coding sequence ATGGCGAAGAAGACGTTCCAGGGCGTCGTCGTCAGCGACAAGGCCGACAAGACCGTCAGCGTCAAGGTCGAGCGTCGCTACGCGCACCCGCTGTACGGCAAGGTCGTGACCCGCAGCCAGAAGTACGCTGCCCACGACGAGAACAACGAATTCCGCATCGGTGACCGCGTCGAGATCCTCGCGGTGCGCCCCATCAGCAAGACGAAGACCTGGAAGGTCACGCGCCTGATCGAGCGTCCCCGCGGCATCGAAACGACCGCCGTGGAGACGGAAGGCGGTAACGCATGA
- the rpmC gene encoding 50S ribosomal protein L29, with the protein MKLSEMRQLDASAFEQEVANRKKELMELRFQAAVGQLANPARVRQLRREVAQLLTIQGELAQGSEK; encoded by the coding sequence ATGAAGCTCAGTGAGATGCGCCAGCTCGACGCGAGCGCCTTCGAGCAGGAAGTCGCGAACCGCAAGAAAGAACTGATGGAGCTGCGGTTCCAGGCCGCCGTCGGTCAGCTCGCGAACCCCGCGCGCGTCCGCCAACTGCGCCGCGAAGTCGCCCAGCTCCTGACCATCCAGGGCGAACTCGCCCAGGGGAGTGAGAAGTAA
- the rplP gene encoding 50S ribosomal protein L16 — protein MLLPKRTKYRKMFRGRMTGDAKGGDYVAFGDYGLIATEPAWIKSNQIEACRIVMSRHFRRGGKIYIRIFPDKPITKKPAETRMGKGKGAVEYWVAVVKPGRVMFEVAGVTEEQAKEAFRLAGHKLPIATKMVKREVYDEAQ, from the coding sequence ATGCTTCTTCCGAAGCGCACCAAGTACCGCAAAATGTTCCGCGGCCGCATGACCGGCGACGCCAAGGGCGGCGACTACGTCGCGTTCGGCGACTACGGCCTCATCGCTACCGAGCCCGCGTGGATCAAGAGCAACCAGATCGAGGCGTGCCGCATCGTGATGAGCCGCCACTTCCGCCGCGGCGGTAAGATCTACATCCGCATCTTCCCGGACAAGCCCATCACCAAGAAACCCGCCGAAACCCGAATGGGTAAAGGTAAGGGCGCCGTGGAGTACTGGGTGGCCGTGGTCAAGCCCGGCCGTGTGATGTTCGAAGTGGCCGGCGTGACCGAAGAGCAGGCCAAAGAAGCCTTCCGTCTGGCCGGGCACAAGCTGCCCATCGCGACCAAGATGGTGAAGCGCGAGGTATACGATGAAGCTCAGTGA
- the rpsC gene encoding 30S ribosomal protein S3 — MGNKINPNGFRLGITKGWNSRWYAGKKTYSKLLQEDERIRNLVEKELKAAGIARIEIERAGQQVNVIISAAKPGIVIGKGGDSIKRLRGQIEALVSAGTVAVNVAEIPNPNISAPLVALRVAEQIERRFAFRRAMKQAAQRVMESGARGVKVVMSGRLGGAEQARTEKVLEGRVPLHTLRADIDYGTALARTTYGIIGIKVLVFNGEVIGGKTETLARPPRQDRGRREDGDRPNRRRPAARRRTGGE; from the coding sequence ATGGGTAACAAGATCAACCCCAACGGCTTCCGCCTGGGCATCACCAAAGGCTGGAACAGCCGCTGGTACGCCGGCAAGAAGACCTACAGCAAACTCCTCCAGGAAGACGAGCGCATCCGCAACCTCGTCGAGAAGGAACTCAAGGCCGCCGGCATCGCGCGCATCGAAATCGAACGCGCCGGCCAGCAGGTCAACGTGATCATCAGCGCCGCGAAACCCGGCATCGTGATCGGCAAGGGCGGCGACAGCATCAAGCGCCTCCGCGGCCAGATCGAAGCGCTCGTGAGCGCCGGTACCGTCGCCGTGAACGTCGCGGAGATTCCCAACCCCAACATCAGCGCGCCCCTGGTGGCCCTGCGCGTCGCGGAGCAGATCGAGCGCCGCTTCGCCTTCCGCCGCGCCATGAAGCAGGCGGCGCAGCGCGTGATGGAATCCGGCGCCCGTGGCGTCAAGGTCGTTATGAGTGGCCGTCTCGGCGGCGCCGAGCAGGCCCGCACCGAAAAAGTCCTCGAAGGCCGCGTGCCCCTGCACACCCTGCGCGCCGACATCGACTACGGCACCGCGCTCGCGCGCACCACGTACGGCATCATCGGCATCAAGGTGCTGGTGTTCAACGGTGAAGTCATCGGCGGGAAGACCGAGACGCTCGCGCGTCCCCCCCGTCAGGACCGTGGCCGCCGCGAAGACGGCGACCGCCCGAACCGCCGTCGCCCCGCCGCGCGCCGCCGCACTGGAGGTGAGTGA
- the rplV gene encoding 50S ribosomal protein L22 — protein MAAKAIAKYIRIAPRKVRLVVDVIRGKNVRDAEDLLRFIPRGASEPVSKVLKSAKANAVNNHDMIEDRLYVAQVFVDAGPTLKRLLPRARGAANIIKKRTSHITIILEERA, from the coding sequence ATGGCCGCCAAAGCGATTGCCAAGTACATCCGCATCGCGCCCCGCAAGGTCCGCCTTGTGGTCGACGTGATCCGCGGCAAGAACGTGCGTGACGCCGAGGACCTGCTGCGCTTCATCCCCCGCGGCGCCAGCGAGCCGGTCAGCAAGGTGCTTAAGAGCGCCAAAGCCAACGCCGTGAACAACCACGACATGATCGAGGACCGCCTCTACGTCGCCCAGGTGTTCGTGGACGCCGGCCCCACCCTCAAGCGCCTCCTGCCCCGCGCCCGCGGTGCGGCGAACATCATCAAGAAGCGCACGAGCCACATCACGATCATCCTCGAGGAGCGCGCCTAA
- the rpsS gene encoding 30S ribosomal protein S19, with protein sequence MPRSLKKGPFVEESLLKRVDIQNDKNDKRVIKTWSRRSTIVPEMIGHTIAVYNGKQHVPVFVNEQMIGHKLGEFSPTRAYRGHGADKNAKGSKKK encoded by the coding sequence ATGCCCCGTAGCCTCAAAAAAGGGCCGTTCGTGGAAGAGTCCCTCCTGAAGAGGGTCGACATCCAGAACGACAAAAACGACAAGCGCGTCATCAAGACCTGGAGCCGCCGCAGCACCATCGTGCCCGAAATGATCGGTCACACCATCGCCGTGTACAACGGTAAGCAGCACGTGCCCGTCTTCGTGAACGAGCAGATGATCGGCCACAAACTCGGCGAGTTCAGCCCCACCCGCGCGTACCGCGGCCACGGCGCGGACAAGAACGCCAAAGGGAGCAAGAAGAAGTAA
- the rplB gene encoding 50S ribosomal protein L2, whose protein sequence is MALKKYRPYTPSRRTMTTADFSDLTKKRPEKHLTEALPKTGGRNNRGRITSRFIGGGHKRLYRIIDFKRRDKAGVTASVAALEYDPNRSARIALLAYADGEKRYVLAPEGLTVGSKVVSGPEAEPKVGNALPLRFIPVGSVVHAIELVPGKGAQLARSAGTSAQVQGKEGDYVVLRLPSGELRRVHTECYATIGNVGNAEHKNIVIGKAGRSRWLGRKPHQRGSAMNPVDHPHGGGEGRTGAGRPPVSPWGQQAKGLKTRRKRKVSDRFIISRRKGK, encoded by the coding sequence ATGGCACTCAAGAAGTACCGTCCGTACACCCCGTCGCGTCGCACCATGACGACCGCGGACTTCTCGGACCTCACCAAGAAGCGTCCCGAGAAGCACCTGACCGAAGCGCTCCCCAAGACCGGCGGTCGTAACAACCGCGGTCGCATCACCAGCCGATTCATCGGCGGTGGCCACAAGCGCCTCTACCGCATCATCGACTTCAAGCGCCGCGACAAAGCCGGCGTCACCGCCAGCGTCGCCGCGCTCGAGTACGACCCGAACCGCAGTGCCCGCATCGCCCTCCTGGCGTACGCGGACGGCGAGAAGCGCTACGTCCTCGCGCCCGAAGGCCTCACGGTCGGCAGCAAGGTCGTCAGCGGCCCCGAAGCGGAACCCAAGGTCGGCAATGCCCTCCCGCTGCGCTTCATCCCCGTCGGTAGCGTCGTACACGCGATCGAACTGGTCCCCGGCAAGGGCGCCCAGCTCGCCCGCAGCGCCGGCACCAGCGCGCAGGTCCAGGGCAAGGAAGGCGACTACGTCGTCCTGCGCCTCCCCAGCGGCGAACTCCGCCGCGTCCACACCGAGTGCTACGCCACCATCGGTAACGTCGGCAACGCCGAGCACAAGAACATCGTGATCGGTAAAGCCGGTCGCAGCCGCTGGCTCGGCCGCAAGCCGCACCAGCGCGGCAGCGCCATGAACCCGGTCGACCACCCCCACGGCGGTGGTGAAGGCCGCACCGGTGCGGGCCGCCCGCCCGTCAGCCCCTGGGGCCAGCAGGCCAAGGGCCTGAAGACGCGCCGCAAGCGTAAGGTGTCCGACCGCTTCATCATTTCCCGCCGCAAGGGTAAATAA
- a CDS encoding 50S ribosomal protein L23, translating to MSQFDVIKAPVVSEKAFAGMERGVYTFWVDTDATKTQIKNAVQQVFGVKVVKVTAFNAIGKVKRVGRFTGQRNSRKKAMVKLAEGQKIEALEGLV from the coding sequence GTGAGCCAGTTCGACGTCATCAAGGCGCCGGTCGTCTCCGAAAAGGCCTTCGCCGGCATGGAACGCGGCGTGTACACCTTCTGGGTGGACACCGACGCCACCAAAACCCAGATCAAGAACGCCGTTCAACAGGTGTTCGGCGTCAAGGTCGTGAAAGTCACCGCCTTCAACGCCATTGGCAAGGTCAAGCGCGTGGGCCGCTTCACGGGCCAGCGCAACAGCCGCAAGAAGGCCATGGTCAAGCTCGCCGAAGGCCAGAAGATCGAAGCCCTCGAGGGCCTGGTCTAA
- the rplD gene encoding 50S ribosomal protein L4, with protein sequence MAQIKVIGQNGGRNIDVDLPEVNTHVLHEVVSWQLAKRRQGSASTKTRAQVSRGGKKMYSQKGTGNARHGDRSVPTFVGGGVAFGPKPRSYAYTLPKKVRQLGLAMALADRQAQDKLLAVDGFGLDGKTKSFVAWAKENGMDGSERVFLVTDDEATRRAARNLSWVTALPVAGLNVYDILRHERLIIDAIALEPAKEEENQ encoded by the coding sequence ATGGCGCAGATTAAAGTGATCGGCCAAAACGGCGGTCGCAACATCGACGTGGACCTGCCGGAAGTCAACACCCACGTCCTGCACGAAGTCGTCAGCTGGCAGCTCGCCAAGCGCCGCCAGGGCAGCGCGAGCACCAAGACGCGCGCGCAGGTCAGCCGCGGCGGCAAGAAGATGTACAGCCAAAAGGGCACTGGTAACGCCCGTCACGGCGACCGCAGCGTTCCCACCTTCGTGGGCGGCGGCGTCGCGTTCGGCCCCAAGCCCCGCAGCTACGCCTACACCCTGCCCAAGAAAGTCCGCCAGCTCGGCCTCGCGATGGCCCTCGCGGACCGTCAGGCGCAGGACAAGCTGCTCGCCGTGGACGGCTTCGGCCTCGACGGCAAGACCAAGAGCTTCGTCGCCTGGGCGAAGGAAAACGGCATGGACGGCAGCGAGCGCGTCTTCCTCGTCACCGACGACGAAGCCACCCGCCGCGCCGCGCGCAACCTCAGCTGGGTCACCGCGCTGCCCGTCGCCGGCCTGAACGTGTACGACATCCTGCGCCACGAGCGCCTGATCATCGACGCGATCGCCCTGGAACCCGCCAAAGAGGAGGAGAACCAGTGA
- the rplC gene encoding 50S ribosomal protein L3, protein MKGILGTKVGMTQVWKDDKVIPVTVVLAGPCPVVQRKTTATDGYEAVQVGFMPKNEKRINRPLMGHLKKAGVSGVRYLREFRNFTPEGDTITVDIFGAGEKIDATGTSKGKGTQGVMKRWNFKGGPASHGSKKWHRRPGSIGQRKTPGRVYKGKRMAGRMGNERVTVQNLEVVEVRAGENLILVKGAIPGANGGLVVLRQAVKGVK, encoded by the coding sequence GTGAAGGGCATCCTCGGCACCAAAGTCGGCATGACGCAGGTCTGGAAGGACGACAAGGTCATCCCTGTGACCGTCGTGCTCGCCGGCCCCTGCCCCGTCGTGCAGCGCAAGACCACTGCGACCGACGGTTACGAGGCCGTGCAGGTGGGCTTCATGCCCAAAAACGAGAAGCGCATCAACCGCCCCCTCATGGGTCATCTTAAGAAGGCTGGCGTGAGCGGCGTGCGTTACCTGCGCGAGTTCCGCAACTTTACCCCCGAAGGCGACACCATCACGGTGGACATCTTCGGCGCGGGCGAGAAGATCGACGCGACCGGCACCAGCAAAGGTAAAGGCACGCAGGGCGTCATGAAGCGCTGGAACTTCAAGGGTGGTCCCGCGAGCCACGGCAGCAAGAAGTGGCACCGCCGCCCCGGTTCCATCGGTCAGCGCAAAACGCCCGGCCGCGTGTACAAAGGCAAGCGCATGGCGGGCCGCATGGGCAACGAGCGCGTCACCGTCCAGAACCTGGAAGTCGTGGAAGTGCGTGCCGGCGAGAACCTGATTCTCGTCAAGGGCGCCATCCCCGGCGCGAACGGTGGCCTCGTGGTGCTGCGCCAGGCCGTCAAGGGAGTCAAGTAA
- the rpsJ gene encoding 30S ribosomal protein S10, which produces MVAPKIRIKLRGFDHKALDQSASKIVDTVRRTGANVSGPVPLPTRIRRFTVLRSPFKYKDSREHFEIRTHNRLVDIENPTKKTIDSLMTLDLPTGVDIEIKTVGGRA; this is translated from the coding sequence ATGGTAGCCCCCAAGATCCGTATCAAGCTGCGTGGCTTTGACCACAAGGCCCTGGACCAGTCCGCGAGCAAGATCGTGGACACCGTCCGCCGCACCGGCGCGAACGTGAGCGGCCCCGTGCCCCTGCCCACGCGCATCCGCCGCTTCACCGTGCTCCGCAGCCCCTTCAAGTACAAGGACAGCCGCGAGCACTTCGAGATCCGTACGCACAACCGCCTCGTGGACATCGAGAACCCCACCAAAAAGACCATCGACAGCCTCATGACCCTCGACCTCCCCACGGGCGTGGACATTGAGATCAAGACCGTCGGGGGCCGCGCGTGA